A window of the Nycticebus coucang isolate mNycCou1 chromosome 3, mNycCou1.pri, whole genome shotgun sequence genome harbors these coding sequences:
- the PDE4A gene encoding cAMP-specific 3',5'-cyclic phosphodiesterase 4A isoform X5, which yields MPLVDFFCETCSKPWLVGWWDQFKRMLNRELTHLSEMSRSGNQVSEYISTTFLDKQNEVEILSPMMKEREKQQVPRQRPSQQPPSPVPHLQPMSQITGVKKLTHSSSPNNSGVPRFGVKTDQEELLAQELENLNKWGLNIFCVSDNAGGRSLSCIMYMIFQERDLMKKFRIPVDTMVTYMMTLEDHYHTDVAYHNSLHAADVLQSTHVLLATPALDAVFTDLEILAALFAAAIHDVDHPGVSNQFLINTNSELALMYNDESVLENHHLAVGFKLLQEDNCDIFQNLSKRQRQSLRKMVIDMVLATDMSKHMTLLADLKTMVETKKVTSSGVLLLDNYSDRIQVLRNMVHCADLSNPTKPLELYRQWTDRIMAEFFQQGDRERERGMEISPMCDKHTASVEKSQVGFIDYIVHPLWETWADLVHPDAQEILDTLEDNRDWYYSAIQQSPSPPPEEEPEGPGHPPPPDKFQFELMLEEEEEEETPTAQTPSLAQDAREGQGLSTTEEGSLAPDETTAKPALPMEEQDMCPEIEVEEVYLMQQSHSEGGAPVAQEELMSQEGSVDAVSCSSPSALCLGSPLLPTLRTPSISKEAPGLPGLPSTAAEVGAHREHQAAKRAYSACPGTSGEEPLTLLAPGGWESSGDPI from the exons ATGCCCTTGGTGGATTTCTTCTGCGAGACCTGCTCCAAGCCATGGCTGGTGGGCTGGTGGGACCAG TTCAAGAGGATGCTGAACCGTGAACTCACACACCTGTCAGAAATGAGCAGGTCGGGAAACCAGGTCTCAGAATATATTTCCACAACATTCCTGG ACAAACAGAATGAAGTAGAGATCCTGTCACCCATGATGAAGGAGCGAGAAAAACAGCAAGTGCCACGACAGAGACCCTCCCAGCAGCCCCCGTCCCCTGTGCCTCACCTCCAGCCCATGTCTCAGATCACAGGGGTGAAAAAGTTGACCCATAGCAGCAGCCCGAATAACTCTGGTGTCCCCCGCTTTGGGGTGAAGACAGACCAAGAAGAGCTACTGGCACAA GAACTGGAGAACTTAAACAAATGGGGCCTCAACATCTTTTGCGTGTCGGACAATGCAGGAGGTCGCTCCCTCAGTTGCATCATGTATATGATATTCCAG GAGCGGGACCTGATGAAAAAATTCCGCATCCCTGTTGACACAATGGTGACCTATATGATGACACTGGAGGACCACTACCACACGGATGTGGCCTACCACAACAGCCTTCATGCAGCTGATGTGCTGCAGTCCACCCACGTGCTGCTGGCCACACCTGCGCTGGAT GCTGTTTTCACGGACCTGGAGATTCTTGCTGCCCTCTTCGCGGCTGCCATTCATGACGTGGATCACCCTGGGGTCTCCAACCAGTTCCTCATCAACACTA ATTCGGAGCTAGCGCTCATGTACAATGACGAGTCGGTGCTCGAGAACCACCACCTGGCCGTGGGCTTCAAGCTGCTGCAGGAGGACAACTGCGACATCTTCCAGAACCTCAGCAAGCGCCAGCGGCAGAGTCTGCGCAAGATGGTCATCGACATG gtgctggccacggACATGTCTAAGCACATGACTCTCCTTGCTGACCTGAAGACCATGGTGGAGACGAAGAAAGTGACCAGTTCGGGGGTCCTCCTGCTGGACAACTACTCCGACCGCATCCAG GTCCTTCGGAACATGGTCCACTGTGCAGACCTCAGCAACCCCACCAAGCCACTGGAGCTATACCGCCAGTGGACAGACCGCATCATGGCCGAGTTCTTCCAGCAGGGTGACCGTGAGCGTGAACGTGGCATGGAGATCAGCCCCATGTGTGATAAGCACACAGCCTCCGTGGAGAAGTCTCAG GTGGGTTTCATTGACTACATTGTGCACCCGTTATGGGAGACATGGGCTGACCTCGTCCACCCAGATGCCCAGGAGATCCTGGACACATTGGAGGATAACCGGGACTGGTACTACAGTGCCATCCAGCAGAGCCCATCTCCACCACCTGAGGAGGAGCCAGAGGGGCCAGGCCATCCACCCCCACCTGACAAGTTCCAGTTTGAGCTAatgctggaggaggaggaggaggaggaaacacCTACAGCCCAGACACCATCCCTAGCCCAGGATGCTCGGGAAGGGCAGGGACTGTCCACCACCGAGGAAGGATCATTGGCTCCTGATGAGACCACAGCCAAGCCTGCACTCCCAATGGAGGAACAGGACATGTGTCCAGAGATTGAGGTAGAAGAGGTGTATTTGATGCAGCAGTCACATTCAGAAGGCGGTGCACCTGTAGCCCAGGAGGAGCTCATGTCCCAGGAGGGATCGGTAGATGCTGTAAGCTGTAGCAGCCCCTCTGCCCTGTGTCTTGGAAGCCCCCTTCTGCCTACCTTGAGGACCCCATCCATTTCAAAGGAGGCCCCGGGCCTCCCGGGCCTCCCCTCCACGGCGGCCGAGGTGGGGGCCCACAGAGAGCATCAGGCTGCCAAGAGGGCTTACAGTGCCTGCCCTGGGACCTCTGGGGAAGAGCCTCTGACACTCCTAGCTCCTGGTGGCTGGGAGTCCAGTGGAGACCCCATCTGA
- the PDE4A gene encoding cAMP-specific 3',5'-cyclic phosphodiesterase 4A isoform X6, which translates to MQTYRSVSEMASHKFKRMLNRELTHLSEMSRSGNQVSEYISTTFLDKQNEVEILSPMMKEREKQQVPRQRPSQQPPSPVPHLQPMSQITGVKKLTHSSSPNNSGVPRFGVKTDQEELLAQELENLNKWGLNIFCVSDNAGGRSLSCIMYMIFQERDLMKKFRIPVDTMVTYMMTLEDHYHTDVAYHNSLHAADVLQSTHVLLATPALDAVFTDLEILAALFAAAIHDVDHPGVSNQFLINTNSELALMYNDESVLENHHLAVGFKLLQEDNCDIFQNLSKRQRQSLRKMVIDMVLATDMSKHMTLLADLKTMVETKKVTSSGVLLLDNYSDRIQVLRNMVHCADLSNPTKPLELYRQWTDRIMAEFFQQGDRERERGMEISPMCDKHTASVEKSQVGFIDYIVHPLWETWADLVHPDAQEILDTLEDNRDWYYSAIQQSPSPPPEEEPEGPGHPPPPDKFQFELMLEEEEEEETPTAQTPSLAQDAREGQGLSTTEEGSLAPDETTAKPALPMEEQDMCPEIEVEEVYLMQQSHSEGGAPVAQEELMSQEGSVDAVSCSSPSALCLGSPLLPTLRTPSISKEAPGLPGLPSTAAEVGAHREHQAAKRAYSACPGTSGEEPLTLLAPGGWESSGDPI; encoded by the exons ATGCAGACCTACCGTTCTGTCAGTGAGATGGCTTCACATAAG TTCAAGAGGATGCTGAACCGTGAACTCACACACCTGTCAGAAATGAGCAGGTCGGGAAACCAGGTCTCAGAATATATTTCCACAACATTCCTGG ACAAACAGAATGAAGTAGAGATCCTGTCACCCATGATGAAGGAGCGAGAAAAACAGCAAGTGCCACGACAGAGACCCTCCCAGCAGCCCCCGTCCCCTGTGCCTCACCTCCAGCCCATGTCTCAGATCACAGGGGTGAAAAAGTTGACCCATAGCAGCAGCCCGAATAACTCTGGTGTCCCCCGCTTTGGGGTGAAGACAGACCAAGAAGAGCTACTGGCACAA GAACTGGAGAACTTAAACAAATGGGGCCTCAACATCTTTTGCGTGTCGGACAATGCAGGAGGTCGCTCCCTCAGTTGCATCATGTATATGATATTCCAG GAGCGGGACCTGATGAAAAAATTCCGCATCCCTGTTGACACAATGGTGACCTATATGATGACACTGGAGGACCACTACCACACGGATGTGGCCTACCACAACAGCCTTCATGCAGCTGATGTGCTGCAGTCCACCCACGTGCTGCTGGCCACACCTGCGCTGGAT GCTGTTTTCACGGACCTGGAGATTCTTGCTGCCCTCTTCGCGGCTGCCATTCATGACGTGGATCACCCTGGGGTCTCCAACCAGTTCCTCATCAACACTA ATTCGGAGCTAGCGCTCATGTACAATGACGAGTCGGTGCTCGAGAACCACCACCTGGCCGTGGGCTTCAAGCTGCTGCAGGAGGACAACTGCGACATCTTCCAGAACCTCAGCAAGCGCCAGCGGCAGAGTCTGCGCAAGATGGTCATCGACATG gtgctggccacggACATGTCTAAGCACATGACTCTCCTTGCTGACCTGAAGACCATGGTGGAGACGAAGAAAGTGACCAGTTCGGGGGTCCTCCTGCTGGACAACTACTCCGACCGCATCCAG GTCCTTCGGAACATGGTCCACTGTGCAGACCTCAGCAACCCCACCAAGCCACTGGAGCTATACCGCCAGTGGACAGACCGCATCATGGCCGAGTTCTTCCAGCAGGGTGACCGTGAGCGTGAACGTGGCATGGAGATCAGCCCCATGTGTGATAAGCACACAGCCTCCGTGGAGAAGTCTCAG GTGGGTTTCATTGACTACATTGTGCACCCGTTATGGGAGACATGGGCTGACCTCGTCCACCCAGATGCCCAGGAGATCCTGGACACATTGGAGGATAACCGGGACTGGTACTACAGTGCCATCCAGCAGAGCCCATCTCCACCACCTGAGGAGGAGCCAGAGGGGCCAGGCCATCCACCCCCACCTGACAAGTTCCAGTTTGAGCTAatgctggaggaggaggaggaggaggaaacacCTACAGCCCAGACACCATCCCTAGCCCAGGATGCTCGGGAAGGGCAGGGACTGTCCACCACCGAGGAAGGATCATTGGCTCCTGATGAGACCACAGCCAAGCCTGCACTCCCAATGGAGGAACAGGACATGTGTCCAGAGATTGAGGTAGAAGAGGTGTATTTGATGCAGCAGTCACATTCAGAAGGCGGTGCACCTGTAGCCCAGGAGGAGCTCATGTCCCAGGAGGGATCGGTAGATGCTGTAAGCTGTAGCAGCCCCTCTGCCCTGTGTCTTGGAAGCCCCCTTCTGCCTACCTTGAGGACCCCATCCATTTCAAAGGAGGCCCCGGGCCTCCCGGGCCTCCCCTCCACGGCGGCCGAGGTGGGGGCCCACAGAGAGCATCAGGCTGCCAAGAGGGCTTACAGTGCCTGCCCTGGGACCTCTGGGGAAGAGCCTCTGACACTCCTAGCTCCTGGTGGCTGGGAGTCCAGTGGAGACCCCATCTGA